The DNA region GATAGTGTGAGGGCGAAGTCCCCGTCCTCCGCCGCGCGAATCCGGCTGCTCGTCCTCGACGTCGACGGGGTGCTCACGGACGGAACGCTCGTCTTCGGCTCCTCGGGCGAGGAGACCAAGCGCTTCCACGTGCGCGATGGCTACGCGATCCAGAGGGCCCGGAGCGCCGGACTCGAGATCGCGGTGATCTCGGGCCGCGCGTCGCCCTCCGTCACGCGTCGGATGACGGAGCTCGGCGTGGCCGAGGTGCACCAGGGGGTGGACGACAAGGCCGAGGTCTTCCGCGGCATCCTGTCGCGGCTGCGCCTCGAGCCCTCGGCCGCCGCGGTCATGGGCGACGACCTCCCCGACCTCCCGCTCCTGCGGCTCGCGGGCCTGGCCCTCGCGCCCGCCGATGCCGTGGCGGAAGTGAAGCGCACTGTCGGCTGGGTTTCCAGATTCGATGGGGGGCATGGGGCTGTCAGGGAAGCTATTGAAATGCTGCTCCGAGCGCGGAAGGCCTGGCCGCCTAAATAGATAGGCTTTTGGCTCTTGCCTTTCGTGTTTGCCACAGTAGGTGCTCTATGCTAGCGTGGTCCCGAACTTGCATATGCAAAAGACCGCCGCCGGCATCCTGGTTGGAGTTGTTCTCTTCGTTACAGTCGTGATCGGTGTCCTCATCGTCAAGGGACATCGGGCCGCGCGGCCACCGGCTGATATCGTCCCTGCCCAGTCCGATCAGCAGATCAAGGAGATTCACCTCCAGGAGGACGCCAAGAGCGGCTATCGCTGGAGTCTGGACGCCGAGCAGGCGGATTCCTACGAGAGCACCGGGAAGACGCTCCTCCGCAAAGTCGTGATCGGCATCGAGGAGCCAACCCGGAAATGGACGATCACCGGTGACGAGGGCGATCTCATTCAGCAAACGCGCGACGTCGAGCTGCGCGGCCACATCGTGCTCGTCTCGAGCGATGGACTGAGACTCGAGACGACGCGCCTTCTCTGGAGCAGCTCCGAGAGCCGTGCCTGGACCGAGGAGCCCGTCACCGTGTACCGCGCGGGGGTCGTCGTCACGGGCAGCGGCCTCGACACGCGACCGTCCGAAGAAGTCACGGTCATCCGCGGTCCCGTGCGGGCGACCTTTGCGGGCGTCAAGGGCGGCGCCCGGCCAGTCGCCTCGGCGCCCGCCAGTTCGCAGACCGGGCGAGCGAGGCCATGAGC from Candidatus Methylomirabilota bacterium includes:
- a CDS encoding HAD hydrolase family protein, whose translation is MRAKSPSSAARIRLLVLDVDGVLTDGTLVFGSSGEETKRFHVRDGYAIQRARSAGLEIAVISGRASPSVTRRMTELGVAEVHQGVDDKAEVFRGILSRLRLEPSAAAVMGDDLPDLPLLRLAGLALAPADAVAEVKRTVGWVSRFDGGHGAVREAIEMLLRARKAWPPK
- the lptC gene encoding LPS export ABC transporter periplasmic protein LptC — protein: MQKTAAGILVGVVLFVTVVIGVLIVKGHRAARPPADIVPAQSDQQIKEIHLQEDAKSGYRWSLDAEQADSYESTGKTLLRKVVIGIEEPTRKWTITGDEGDLIQQTRDVELRGHIVLVSSDGLRLETTRLLWSSSESRAWTEEPVTVYRAGVVVTGSGLDTRPSEEVTVIRGPVRATFAGVKGGARPVASAPASSQTGRARP